One segment of Asterias rubens chromosome 2, eAstRub1.3, whole genome shotgun sequence DNA contains the following:
- the LOC117307142 gene encoding IQ and ubiquitin-like domain-containing protein produces the protein MADEESKAPTELMEVDKEMQTDEPSEITVEEHAESSVNAEETEGNPTPVAEGEGAPPVEAEVAPQAESEAAPPAESEAAPPGEGEVTPPAEGEVAPEAAVDSAPQPDEEATPQTEAAAETDRGTDEPVDGEVAQEQTPKETKEDGVPTEEAPQTDEVSAPETPGATQEAEVTDGEKTEEATDDVAVDSAVEESKTTEEEQPKTDQDVEDSPQETETAEVSTQEGEEDIEKRASPVEKETVGMETDQTDEQHEVDPHAASPVPDPLNATATVKFVLMPSGQVTTMACALSQTMHQLRAHFATELRMPSDQLVFMYDGSNVKDGLTLHDLGVGPNGAVQMEISSADPVANPLKSLKPKPSYIMPDVITVKVQRDGVQEDIVVEIERSMQHKPFLGGYRHRNTGAEFFHASAQTRPKSRKDSGIEKNCRETQTVKNRNVRQQSKIDTSTQMTMIGCYVSNMTDKLMVPGKYQTAEEYHDIRLKKVIILQSYFRRWQAKRQVAKLRVDLAQRLEWERKEAIRKVKEKEDRIRREFEKRMNPRTKEDFDLLYHALEKWRKEELDQINAALSGPKRKAALCHLLDQETQLIASIGRHKLEADTDNKQRAIQSFLDKAAAPKKWRAFDGKFTEMDTAYTIRARELRDIYKSLNMKYLTQDERLDVLLTLKHTVKEHDCKLTQEIIELIDREADLLMRGVKDTNLEGLRKRIATLFLQYVKTPTFNAEAARLLKVPQDPSTLRKNIYFCPSCNSYLPSTEFQLASNSRMVGRCRHCQKLDNDARARQDYSHYRYMLKALRKSEEAMNDGSRIAFLLQEGDLRYLVENIWGSQSALSAWTDLYDLVLVRWDRDEEWSPWNCILLTKDETTTHVQIEELEKGYGRVFCHKVNTKHTLARNYFSRLPGMAEHMKTRANQPKPGKGIITQAVAPTRA, from the exons ATGGCTGACGAGGAGAGTAAAGCTCCAACTGAATTGATGGAAGTGGACAAGGAGATGCAGACTGATGAACCAAGTGAGATAACAGTTGAAGAACATGCAGAAAGCTCCGTCAATGCTGAGGAAACAGAAGGGAACCCGACGCCTGTCGCAGAAGGAGAGGGTGCACCTCCAGTTGAGGCAGAGGTAGCACCTCAAGCTGAGAGTGAGGCTGCGCCTCCAGCTGAGAGTGAGGCTGCGCCTCCAGGGGAGGGAGAAGTTACGCCTCCAGCTGAGGGAGAGGTTGCACCTGAAGCTGCTGTAGATTCTGCCCCCCAACCTGACGAAGAGGCCACTCCACAAACAGAAGCTGCAGCTGAAACAGACAGAGGAACAGACGAACCTGTCGATGGGGAGGTTGCACAGGAACAAACTCCCAAAGAAACAAAAGAGGATGGAGTACCGACTGAGGAAGCACCACAAACTGATGAGGTTTCCGCGCCAGAGACCCCGGGAGCGACCCAAGAGGCTGAAGTAACAGACGGGGAGAAGACGGAAGAAGCGACTGACGATGTCGCCGTCGACTCTGCTGTTGAGGAAAGTAAAACAACCGAGGAGGAACAACCAAAGACTGACCAAGATGTTGAAGATTCTCCTCAAGAAACAGAGACTGCTGAGGTATCGACACAAGAGGGGGAGGAAGATATAGAGAAGAGAGCATCACCTGTTGAGAAGGAGACGGTTGGCATGGAAACGGATCAGACTGATGAGCAACATGAGGTTGATCCTCATGCTGCTTCACCGGTGCCGGATCCTCTGAACGCAACCGCTACAG tgaaatttgttttgatgccGAGTGGCCAGGTGACAACGATGGCGTGCGCTCTAAGTCAAACCATGCACCAGCTTCGAGCTCACTTTGCTACAGAGTTGAGAATGCCGTCCGATCAGCTCGTCTTCATGTATGATG GTTCAAATGTGAAAGATGGTTTGACCCTTCATGACCTTGGCGTTGGTCCTAATGGTGCAGTCCAGATGGAGATCTCCTCAGCTGATCCAGTGGCTAACCCCCTGAAATCCCTTAAGCCTAAGCCATCGTACATCATGCCTGACGTCATTACTGTTAAAGTACAGAGAG ACGGTGTTCAGGAGGACATAGTAGTGGAGATTGAACGTTCCATGCAACACAAACCATTCCTGGGTGGCTATCGTCATCGCAACACAGGAGCGGAGTTCTTCCACGCCTCGGCTCAGACCAGACCAAAGTCGCGCAAGGACAGCGGGATCGAGAAGAACTGCCGCGAGACGCAAACGGTCAAGAATAGGAATGTCAGACAACAGAGCAAGATCGATACCTCCACACAGATGACGATGATCGGCTGCTACGTGTCCAACATGACCGATAAACTGATGGTGCCTGGGAAGTATCAAACGGCCGAGGAGTATCATGATATCAGATTGAAGAAG GTCATCATACTGCAGTCTTATTTCCGACGATGGCAAGCCAAGCGTCAGGTCGCAAAGCTACGTGTAGATCTCGCTCAACGGTTGGAATGGGAGAGAAAAGAAGCCATTCGCAAAGTAAAGGAGAAGGAAGATCGCATCCGAAGGGAGTTTGAGAAACGGATGAATCCACGAACTAAGGAAGACTTTGATCTGCTGTATCATGCACTGGAGA AGTGGCGCAAGGAGGAGCTGGACCAGATCAATGCTGCGTTGAGCGGGCCGAAGCGAAAGGCTGCCCTCTGCCACCTACTGGACCAGGAGACCCAGCTGATCGCATCCATCGGTCGCCACAAACTGGAGGCAGACACTGACAACAAACAGCGTGCTATACAGAGCTTCCTGGATAAG GCTGCTGCCCCTAAGAAGTGGCGCGCATTCGACGGCAAATTCACCGAAATGGACACTGCGTACACCATCAGGGCGCGTGAACTACGTGATATCTACAAAAGTCTCAACATGAAGTACTTGACACAAGATGAACGATTGGATGTACTACTTACTCTCAAACACACAGTCAAG gagCATGACTGTAAACTGACCCAGGAGATAATAGAGCTGATAGACAGGGAGGCAGATCTCTTGATGAGAGGGGTGAAGGACACAAACCTGGAAGGGTTGCGTAAACGCATCGCGACACTCTTCTTGCAGTACGTCAAGACGCCAACGTTCAATGCAGAGGCGGCTAGACTGCTCAAG GTTCCACAAGATCCTTCCACTCTGCGCAAGAACATTTACTTCTGCCCAAGCTGCAACAGCTACCTGCCCTCCACGGAGTTCCAGCTGGCGTCGAATTCACGAATGGTCGGGCGGTGCcgccactgccagaaactggACAACGACGCCAGGGCGCGCCAGGACTACAGCCACTACCGCTACATGCTCAAGGCACTGCGCAAGTCAGAGGAAGCCATGAACGACGGGTCACGTATTGCTTTCCTGTTGCAG GAGGGTGATCTACGCTACCTGGTAGAAAACATCTGGGGCTCGCAGAGCGCCCTCAGCGCGTGGACCGACTTGTACGATCTGGTGCTAGTGCGTTGGGATAGAGACGAGGAATGGTCGCCGTGGAATTGCATCCTGCTCACCAAGGATGAGACAACGACCCATGTTCAAATTGAAGAGCTGGAAAag GGTTATGGCCGAGTCTTCTGCCACAAAGTCAACACCAAGCACACCCTGGCACGGAACTACTTCTCTCGTCTTCCTGGCATGGCTGAACATATGAAAACAAGAGCCAACCAACCCAAGCCAGGCAAAGGCATTATCACCCAAGCTGTAGCACCCACCAGGGCATAG